From Halorientalis litorea:
ACGGGCTAAGTGAGCGACGCCCCAACTGTGGGGTATGAACGAGCGCGAACTCGGAACCTCGGGCGTCGACGTGTCGGAAGTCGGCTTCGGCGCGTGGGTCGTCGGAACGGACTGGTGGGGCGACCGCTCCCGCGAGCAGGCAATCGACATGGTACAGCACGCCGTCGACGCAGGCATCACGTTCTTCGACACCGGCGACGTGTATGGCCACGGCGACAGCGAGGAACTCGTCGGCGACGCCCTCGCCGAGTACCGCGACGAGGTGACCGTCTCTACGAAAGTCGGCTACGACTTCTACAACAACCCGCAGGCAGGCCACGGCGAACTCCCGAAGCGCGTCGACCCCGAGTGGATTCGGACGGCACTCGACCGCTCGCTCGACCGACTCGACATGGACTACGTGGACGTGTTGATGCTCCACAACGCCAACGTCGACGAGGTGACCCCCGACGTGCTGGAGACGCTGGACGAACTCCGAGAGGAAGGCAAGATAGAGGCCGTCGGTTGGGCACTCGGCCCCTCCATCGGGTGGCTGGCAGAGGCCGAACAGACCGTCGCCGAGGAGTTCGACGCCCTCCAACTCGTCTTCAACGTGTTCGAGCAGGTGCCCGGCCGCCACGCCATCGACACCGTCCGTGAGATGGACGCCGACACGAGCGTCCTCCCGCGTGTCCCCCACTCCTCGGGGCTGTTGAACGAACAGGTCACGCCCGAGACGGAACTCGGCGAGGGCGAC
This genomic window contains:
- a CDS encoding aldo/keto reductase encodes the protein MNERELGTSGVDVSEVGFGAWVVGTDWWGDRSREQAIDMVQHAVDAGITFFDTGDVYGHGDSEELVGDALAEYRDEVTVSTKVGYDFYNNPQAGHGELPKRVDPEWIRTALDRSLDRLDMDYVDVLMLHNANVDEVTPDVLETLDELREEGKIEAVGWALGPSIGWLAEAEQTVAEEFDALQLVFNVFEQVPGRHAIDTVREMDADTSVLPRVPHSSGLLNEQVTPETELGEGDHRAHRPQEWYETGWEKVESLRFLERAERSSAEGASGERTMGQAAIQWLLSFDEVASVTPTFRTTDDIDEWAGAPDTPALSEEEVQRVEELYEDNFGIDRDDGMDALRSSVGGSDLEGIDKQAAGD